The proteins below come from a single Vitis vinifera cultivar Pinot Noir 40024 chromosome 9, ASM3070453v1 genomic window:
- the LOC100253555 gene encoding vacuolar cation/proton exchanger 2 isoform X1, with the protein MGSIEEKIDLESDEEIPFSTSQGTRKVHSFDFETSHIGSHAALSTSWIFKKMRTAPLRSVYIVLIKAKINMLLPFGPLAIFLHYLTGKHGWVFFFSLLGITPLAERLGFATEQLAFYTGATVGGLLNATFGNATEMIISMYALKHGMIRVVQQSLLGSILSNMLLVLGCAFFTGGIKNHTKVQEFNKAAALVNSGLLLMAVMGLMFPAVLHFTHTEVHFGKSELALSRFSSCIMLVAYASYLFFQLKSQPNLYSPIDEDTEKIEEDSDEDIPELTQWEAISWLAILTLWVSVLSGYLVDAIEGASESLNMPVAFISVILLPIVGNAAEHASAIMFAIKNKLDITIGVAIGSSTQIAMFVIPFCVVVGWIMGQPMDLNFQLFETATLFIAVLVVAFMLQVCYQVPHFPFSFGFGQSPIWTHILLILSRSCASYALWQCIFHISFVYLLLSKRKSLSHLGLVHECVSHLIYSIITSNIPVYHFVI; encoded by the exons ATGGGTTCCATTGAGGAGAAGATAGACCTTGAATCAGATGAGGAGATCCCTTTTAGCACATCACAAGGCACAAGAAAagttcattcttttgacttcgAGACATCTCATATTGGGTCTCATGCAGCTCTCTCCACCTCATggatctttaaaaaaatgaggaCTGCTCCTCTAAGAAGTGTTTACATTGTCTTGATTAAAGCGAAGATAAATATGTTGCTACCTTTTGGTCCCTTAGCAATTTTCCTACATTATCTTACTGGAAAGCAT ggATGGGTCTTCTTCTTCAGCTTATTAGGTATTACCCCTTTAGCCGAGCGTTTGGGTTTTGCCACCGA GCAGCTTGCATTCTACACAGGCGCTACAG TTGGGGGTCTTCTAAATGCTACCTTTGGCAATGCGACAGAAATGATAATTTCAATGTATGCATTGAAGCATGGGATGATAAGAGTTGTTCAGCAATCATTATTGGGCTCCATCTTGTCAAACATGCTTTTGGTTCTTGGATGCGCATTCTTCACTGGCGGGATAAAAAATCACACAAAAGTTCAGGAGTTCAATAAG GCAGCTGCCTTGGTGAACTCAGGATTATTGCTTATGGCTGTTATGGGTTTAATGTTTCCAGCGGTGCTTCACTTCACACACACAGAGGTGCACTTTGGGAAATCAGAATTAGCTCTTTCAAGATTTAGCAGCTGTATAATGCTTGTGGCATACGCCAGCTACCTTTTCTTTCAGCTTAAAAGTCAACCGAATCTTTATAGTCCCATTGATGAG GACAcagaaaaaattgaagaagattCTGATGAAGACATTCCAGAACTAACTCAATGGGAAGCAATTAGCTGGCTTGCTATTCTCACTCTATGGGTGTCTGTACTCTCTGGATACCTTGTTGATGCTATAGAG GGAGCATCTGAGTCATTAAACATGCCAGTGGCTTTTATTAGTGTCATTCTGCTTCCAATTGTAGGAAATGCTGCTGAGCATGCCAGTGCAATTATGTTTGCCATAAAGAACAAGCTT GACATCACAATCGGAGTTGCAATTGGTTCATCTACACAAATAGCAATGTTTGTG ATTCCCTTCTGTGTGGTTGTTGGTTGGATTATGGGACAACCAATGGACTTGAATTTTCAACTCTTTGAGACTGCCACTCTCTTTATCGCGGTGCTAGTAGTGGCATTTATGTTGCAGGTTTGTTATCAAGttcctcatttcccttttagttttggttttggtCAATCACCGATATGGACACATATCTTGTTAATTTTGTCTAGGTCTTGTGCATCATATGCATTATGGCAGtgcatttttcatatttcttttgtttatctTTTGCTATCAAAAAGGAAATCACTATCACATTTAGGACTAGTTCACGAATGTGTTTCCCATCTCATTTATAGCATCATCACTAGCAACATTCCGGTGTACCATTTTGTCATTTGA
- the LOC100253555 gene encoding vacuolar cation/proton exchanger 2 isoform X3 gives MGSIEEKIDLESDEEIPFSTSQGTRKVHSFDFETSHIGSHAALSTSWIFKKMRTAPLRSVYIVLIKAKINMLLPFGPLAIFLHYLTGKHGWVFFFSLLGITPLAERLGFATEQLAFYTGATVGGLLNATFGNATEMIISMYALKHGMIRVVQQSLLGSILSNMLLVLGCAFFTGGIKNHTKVQEFNKAAALVNSGLLLMAVMGLMFPAVLHFTHTEVHFGKSELALSRFSSCIMLVAYASYLFFQLKSQPNLYSPIDEDTEKIEEDSDEDIPELTQWEAISWLAILTLWVSVLSGYLVDAIEGASESLNMPVAFISVILLPIVGNAAEHASAIMFAIKNKLDITIGVAIGSSTQIAMFVIPFCVVVGWIMGQPMDLNFQLFETATLFIAVLVVAFMLQEGTSNYFKGLMLILCYLIVAASFFVHVDPTKDND, from the exons ATGGGTTCCATTGAGGAGAAGATAGACCTTGAATCAGATGAGGAGATCCCTTTTAGCACATCACAAGGCACAAGAAAagttcattcttttgacttcgAGACATCTCATATTGGGTCTCATGCAGCTCTCTCCACCTCATggatctttaaaaaaatgaggaCTGCTCCTCTAAGAAGTGTTTACATTGTCTTGATTAAAGCGAAGATAAATATGTTGCTACCTTTTGGTCCCTTAGCAATTTTCCTACATTATCTTACTGGAAAGCAT ggATGGGTCTTCTTCTTCAGCTTATTAGGTATTACCCCTTTAGCCGAGCGTTTGGGTTTTGCCACCGA GCAGCTTGCATTCTACACAGGCGCTACAG TTGGGGGTCTTCTAAATGCTACCTTTGGCAATGCGACAGAAATGATAATTTCAATGTATGCATTGAAGCATGGGATGATAAGAGTTGTTCAGCAATCATTATTGGGCTCCATCTTGTCAAACATGCTTTTGGTTCTTGGATGCGCATTCTTCACTGGCGGGATAAAAAATCACACAAAAGTTCAGGAGTTCAATAAG GCAGCTGCCTTGGTGAACTCAGGATTATTGCTTATGGCTGTTATGGGTTTAATGTTTCCAGCGGTGCTTCACTTCACACACACAGAGGTGCACTTTGGGAAATCAGAATTAGCTCTTTCAAGATTTAGCAGCTGTATAATGCTTGTGGCATACGCCAGCTACCTTTTCTTTCAGCTTAAAAGTCAACCGAATCTTTATAGTCCCATTGATGAG GACAcagaaaaaattgaagaagattCTGATGAAGACATTCCAGAACTAACTCAATGGGAAGCAATTAGCTGGCTTGCTATTCTCACTCTATGGGTGTCTGTACTCTCTGGATACCTTGTTGATGCTATAGAG GGAGCATCTGAGTCATTAAACATGCCAGTGGCTTTTATTAGTGTCATTCTGCTTCCAATTGTAGGAAATGCTGCTGAGCATGCCAGTGCAATTATGTTTGCCATAAAGAACAAGCTT GACATCACAATCGGAGTTGCAATTGGTTCATCTACACAAATAGCAATGTTTGTG ATTCCCTTCTGTGTGGTTGTTGGTTGGATTATGGGACAACCAATGGACTTGAATTTTCAACTCTTTGAGACTGCCACTCTCTTTATCGCGGTGCTAGTAGTGGCATTTATGTTGCAG GAAGGGACATCAAACTATTTTAAAGGTTTGATGCTTATTCTATGCTATCTCATAGTTGCAGCCAGCTTTTTTGTACATGTTGACCCTACAAAGG ATAATGATTAA
- the LOC100253555 gene encoding vacuolar cation/proton exchanger 2 isoform X2: MGSIEEKIDLESDEEIPFSTSQGTRKVHSFDFETSHIGSHAALSTSWIFKKMRTAPLRSVYIVLIKAKINMLLPFGPLAIFLHYLTGKHGWVFFFSLLGITPLAERLGFATEQLAFYTGATVGGLLNATFGNATEMIISMYALKHGMIRVVQQSLLGSILSNMLLVLGCAFFTGGIKNHTKVQEFNKAAALVNSGLLLMAVMGLMFPAVLHFTHTEVHFGKSELALSRFSSCIMLVAYASYLFFQLKSQPNLYSPIDEDTEKIEEDSDEDIPELTQWEAISWLAILTLWVSVLSGYLVDAIEGASESLNMPVAFISVILLPIVGNAAEHASAIMFAIKNKLDITIGVAIGSSTQIAMFVIPFCVVVGWIMGQPMDLNFQLFETATLFIAVLVVAFMLQEGTSNYFKGLMLILCYLIVAASFFVHVDPTKGKFD, from the exons ATGGGTTCCATTGAGGAGAAGATAGACCTTGAATCAGATGAGGAGATCCCTTTTAGCACATCACAAGGCACAAGAAAagttcattcttttgacttcgAGACATCTCATATTGGGTCTCATGCAGCTCTCTCCACCTCATggatctttaaaaaaatgaggaCTGCTCCTCTAAGAAGTGTTTACATTGTCTTGATTAAAGCGAAGATAAATATGTTGCTACCTTTTGGTCCCTTAGCAATTTTCCTACATTATCTTACTGGAAAGCAT ggATGGGTCTTCTTCTTCAGCTTATTAGGTATTACCCCTTTAGCCGAGCGTTTGGGTTTTGCCACCGA GCAGCTTGCATTCTACACAGGCGCTACAG TTGGGGGTCTTCTAAATGCTACCTTTGGCAATGCGACAGAAATGATAATTTCAATGTATGCATTGAAGCATGGGATGATAAGAGTTGTTCAGCAATCATTATTGGGCTCCATCTTGTCAAACATGCTTTTGGTTCTTGGATGCGCATTCTTCACTGGCGGGATAAAAAATCACACAAAAGTTCAGGAGTTCAATAAG GCAGCTGCCTTGGTGAACTCAGGATTATTGCTTATGGCTGTTATGGGTTTAATGTTTCCAGCGGTGCTTCACTTCACACACACAGAGGTGCACTTTGGGAAATCAGAATTAGCTCTTTCAAGATTTAGCAGCTGTATAATGCTTGTGGCATACGCCAGCTACCTTTTCTTTCAGCTTAAAAGTCAACCGAATCTTTATAGTCCCATTGATGAG GACAcagaaaaaattgaagaagattCTGATGAAGACATTCCAGAACTAACTCAATGGGAAGCAATTAGCTGGCTTGCTATTCTCACTCTATGGGTGTCTGTACTCTCTGGATACCTTGTTGATGCTATAGAG GGAGCATCTGAGTCATTAAACATGCCAGTGGCTTTTATTAGTGTCATTCTGCTTCCAATTGTAGGAAATGCTGCTGAGCATGCCAGTGCAATTATGTTTGCCATAAAGAACAAGCTT GACATCACAATCGGAGTTGCAATTGGTTCATCTACACAAATAGCAATGTTTGTG ATTCCCTTCTGTGTGGTTGTTGGTTGGATTATGGGACAACCAATGGACTTGAATTTTCAACTCTTTGAGACTGCCACTCTCTTTATCGCGGTGCTAGTAGTGGCATTTATGTTGCAG GAAGGGACATCAAACTATTTTAAAGGTTTGATGCTTATTCTATGCTATCTCATAGTTGCAGCCAGCTTTTTTGTACATGTTGACCCTACAAAGGGTAAGTTTGACTGA